In a single window of the Pseudomonas lutea genome:
- a CDS encoding M16 family metallopeptidase, with amino-acid sequence MNALARRAAGLLLGTICLPLAALAADPQPTTEFTLDNGLKVVVREDHRAPVVVSQVWYKVGSSYETPGQTGLSHALEHMMFKGSSKAGPGEASLILRDLGAEENAFTSDDYTAYYQVLARDRLAVAFELEADRMATLRLPPEEFAREIEVIKEERRLRTDDKPNAKAYERFKAIAYPASGYHTPTIGWMADLDRMKVEELRHWYESWYVPNNATLVVVGDVKPDEVKALAERFFGPVPRRAVPPSKKPLELAEPGLRQITVHVATQMPSLMYGFNVPSLATATDPQSVNALRLISALLDGGYSARIPTRLERGEELVTGASSDYDAYTRGDSLFTISATPNQQKKKTLADAEAGIWRLLDELKNKPPTKEELERVRAQVIAALVYERDSITSQASTIGELETVGLSWKLIDQELAALQSVTPEDIQKAARTYFTRERLAVAHVLPEEKAQ; translated from the coding sequence ATGAATGCTCTTGCCCGCCGTGCCGCAGGCCTGCTGCTCGGCACAATCTGTTTGCCTTTAGCCGCCCTGGCTGCCGACCCACAACCCACCACCGAATTCACGCTGGATAACGGCCTGAAGGTGGTCGTGCGTGAAGATCACCGCGCCCCCGTTGTGGTGTCGCAGGTCTGGTACAAGGTCGGCTCCAGCTACGAGACGCCCGGCCAGACGGGGCTGTCCCATGCCCTGGAGCACATGATGTTCAAGGGCAGCTCCAAGGCCGGGCCGGGTGAAGCGTCGCTGATCCTGCGTGACCTGGGCGCTGAGGAGAACGCCTTCACCAGCGATGACTACACCGCGTACTACCAGGTTTTGGCACGTGACCGTCTGGCAGTAGCCTTTGAGCTGGAAGCCGACCGCATGGCCACCCTGCGCCTGCCGCCTGAGGAGTTCGCGCGGGAAATCGAGGTCATCAAAGAAGAGCGCCGCCTGCGCACCGACGACAAGCCAAACGCCAAAGCCTACGAGCGTTTCAAGGCCATCGCCTATCCTGCCAGCGGTTACCACACCCCGACCATCGGCTGGATGGCCGACCTTGACCGCATGAAGGTCGAAGAACTTCGCCACTGGTACGAATCCTGGTACGTGCCAAACAACGCCACGCTGGTAGTGGTCGGCGATGTCAAGCCCGACGAAGTGAAAGCGCTGGCCGAACGATTCTTCGGTCCTGTGCCGCGTCGCGCTGTGCCACCCTCCAAAAAGCCGCTGGAGCTCGCCGAGCCGGGCCTTCGCCAGATCACCGTGCATGTCGCCACGCAGATGCCGAGCCTCATGTACGGTTTCAACGTGCCGAGCCTGGCCACCGCCACTGACCCTCAATCGGTCAATGCCCTGCGTCTGATTTCCGCTTTGCTCGACGGCGGCTACAGCGCGCGCATCCCGACGCGGCTAGAGCGCGGCGAGGAGCTGGTCACCGGCGCCTCCTCCGATTACGACGCTTACACGCGCGGCGACAGCCTGTTCACCATCAGCGCCACACCCAATCAGCAAAAAAAGAAAACCCTGGCCGACGCAGAAGCCGGTATCTGGCGCCTGCTCGACGAATTGAAAAACAAACCGCCCACCAAAGAAGAACTTGAGCGCGTTCGGGCTCAGGTAATTGCCGCATTGGTGTACGAGCGCGATTCGATCACCAGCCAGGCGAGCACCATCGGCGAACTGGAAACGGTCGGTCTGTCCTGGAAGCTCATCGATCAGGAGCTGGCGGCGCTGCAAAGCGTGACCCCGGAAGACATCCAGAAAGCCGCACGTACCTATTTCACTCGCGAGCGCCTCGCCGTTGCGCATGTTTTGCCTGAGGAGAAAGCCCAATGA
- the ftsE gene encoding cell division ATP-binding protein FtsE, which translates to MIRFEQVGKRYPNGHVGLHELSFRVRRGEFLFVTGHSGAGKSTLLRLLLAMERPTTGKLLLAGQDLGQISTAQIPFLRRQIGVVFQNHQLLFDRTVFNNVALPLQILGLSKTEVVKRVDSALERVALSDKAELYPGDLSTGQQQRVGIARAIVHRPALLLADEPTGNLDPRLAAEIMGVFEDINRLGTSVLIASHDLALIARMRHRMLTLQRGRLIGDGEAGV; encoded by the coding sequence ATGATTCGTTTCGAACAGGTCGGTAAACGCTATCCGAACGGACACGTCGGGCTGCACGAGCTGAGCTTTCGAGTACGTCGTGGCGAATTTCTGTTTGTGACCGGTCACTCCGGCGCAGGCAAAAGCACCTTGCTGCGCCTGCTGCTGGCCATGGAGCGCCCGACCACCGGCAAGCTCTTGCTGGCGGGTCAGGACCTGGGTCAGATCAGCACCGCGCAGATCCCGTTTTTGCGCCGGCAGATTGGTGTCGTCTTCCAGAACCACCAGTTGCTCTTTGATCGCACAGTGTTTAACAACGTCGCGTTGCCGCTGCAGATTCTTGGCTTGTCCAAGACCGAGGTGGTCAAGCGCGTCGATTCGGCGCTTGAGCGTGTTGCCCTGTCTGACAAAGCCGAGCTGTACCCGGGCGACTTGTCCACCGGCCAGCAACAACGCGTCGGCATCGCGCGCGCCATCGTTCACCGTCCGGCCTTGCTGCTGGCAGACGAACCAACGGGCAACCTCGACCCACGTTTGGCGGCGGAGATCATGGGCGTGTTCGAAGATATCAACCGATTGGGCACCAGCGTGCTGATCGCGAGTCACGACCTGGCGCTGATCGCACGGATGCGCCATCGCATGCTGACGCTACAACGTGGCCGCCTGATCGGCGACGGGGAGGCTGGCGTATGA
- the ftsX gene encoding permease-like cell division protein FtsX, translating to MSATRSPKVSERVAPKASDPAPQKKKKHDDDDGPSFGALFNAWVEAHRSSLLDSLRRLGKQPIGSFFTCLVMAIALSLPMGLSLLLSNVERLGGSWQRAAQISLYLQLEASPGEGEGLVRQIKEMPGVADAEYISRDEALNEFQKQSGLGEALKELPENPLPGVVLVTPLEVDKAALEALRTRLAELPKVQQAQLDLVWVERLAAILKLGDRFVFGLTVLLVAALLLVIGNTIRLHIENRRTEIEVIKLVGGTDSYVRRPFLYMGALYGLGAGVLSWGVLAFGLDWLNEAVVRLAGLYGSNFALAGVPVSDGLSLLLGAVLLGYIGAWIAVARHLRELAPR from the coding sequence ATGAGTGCCACTCGCAGCCCAAAGGTTTCCGAGCGCGTTGCACCGAAGGCTTCGGACCCCGCACCGCAGAAGAAAAAGAAGCACGATGACGACGACGGCCCGAGTTTCGGCGCGTTGTTCAACGCTTGGGTGGAAGCCCATCGCTCCAGTCTGCTGGATAGCCTGCGACGCTTGGGCAAGCAACCCATCGGCAGCTTCTTCACTTGTCTGGTCATGGCCATTGCCTTGAGCTTGCCCATGGGCTTGTCGTTGCTGCTGAGCAATGTCGAACGTCTCGGCGGGTCGTGGCAGCGCGCGGCACAGATTTCCCTTTATTTGCAGCTGGAAGCGTCGCCCGGTGAAGGCGAAGGTCTGGTCCGCCAGATCAAGGAAATGCCAGGCGTGGCTGATGCCGAGTACATCAGCCGCGACGAGGCGCTGAACGAATTCCAGAAACAGTCAGGGTTGGGTGAGGCGCTTAAAGAGCTGCCTGAAAATCCGTTGCCCGGCGTCGTGCTGGTGACCCCGCTCGAAGTTGACAAAGCTGCGCTGGAAGCATTACGTACGCGTCTGGCCGAGTTGCCCAAGGTCCAGCAGGCCCAGCTCGATCTGGTCTGGGTCGAACGCCTGGCTGCCATCCTCAAGCTTGGCGATCGCTTTGTGTTTGGGTTGACCGTGTTGCTGGTCGCGGCTCTGCTGTTGGTCATCGGCAACACCATTCGTCTGCACATTGAGAACCGTCGCACCGAGATCGAGGTCATCAAGTTGGTAGGCGGCACAGACAGCTACGTGCGCCGGCCTTTCCTTTATATGGGTGCGCTTTACGGCTTGGGCGCAGGCGTGCTGTCGTGGGGCGTATTGGCGTTTGGGCTGGACTGGCTTAACGAAGCGGTCGTCAGGCTGGCCGGGTTGTACGGCAGTAATTTTGCCTTGGCCGGGGTGCCGGTATCCGATGGTCTGTCGCTCTTGCTAGGCGCAGTGCTCTTGGGGTATATCGGTGCGTGGATTGCGGTCGCTCGCCATTTGAGAGAGTTGGCACCTCGTTAA
- the rpoH gene encoding RNA polymerase sigma factor RpoH: MTTSLQPAYALVPGANLEAYVHTVNSIPLLTPEQERELAESLYYEQDLGAARQMVLAHLRFVVHIARSYSGYGLAQADLIQEGNVGLMKAVKRFNPEMGVRLVSFAVHWIKAEIHEFILRNWRIVKVATTKAQRKLFFNLRSQKKRLAWLNNEEVHRVAESLGVEPREVREMESRLTGHDMAFDPAAEADDDSAFQSPANYLEDHRYDPARQLEDSDWTDSSTANLHEALNVLDDRSRDILYQRWLAEEKATLHDLAEKYNVSAERIRQLEKSAMNKLKLSIAA, translated from the coding sequence ATGACCACTTCTTTGCAACCTGCGTATGCCTTGGTTCCGGGTGCAAACCTGGAAGCCTATGTGCACACGGTAAACAGCATTCCATTGCTGACGCCTGAGCAGGAGCGTGAACTGGCCGAGAGTCTCTATTACGAGCAGGATTTAGGGGCGGCTCGGCAGATGGTGCTCGCCCACCTGCGATTTGTCGTGCATATCGCACGCAGTTATTCCGGTTATGGACTGGCTCAGGCTGACCTGATCCAGGAAGGTAACGTCGGCCTCATGAAGGCCGTTAAACGCTTCAACCCTGAAATGGGTGTTCGTCTGGTCTCCTTTGCAGTGCACTGGATCAAGGCCGAAATTCACGAGTTCATTCTGCGCAACTGGCGCATCGTGAAGGTCGCGACCACCAAGGCCCAGCGCAAGCTGTTCTTCAACCTGCGCAGCCAGAAAAAGCGCCTTGCGTGGCTGAACAACGAGGAAGTGCATCGCGTCGCGGAAAGCCTTGGCGTCGAACCTCGCGAAGTGCGTGAGATGGAAAGCCGCTTGACTGGCCACGACATGGCGTTTGACCCGGCGGCCGAAGCCGACGACGACAGCGCGTTCCAGTCGCCAGCCAATTATCTGGAAGACCATCGTTACGATCCGGCGCGTCAGCTGGAAGATTCCGACTGGACCGATAGCTCGACGGCTAACCTGCACGAAGCGTTGAACGTGCTCGACGACCGTAGTCGCGACATTCTTTACCAGCGCTGGCTGGCCGAGGAAAAAGCGACGCTGCACGATCTCGCCGAGAAGTACAACGTATCCGCAGAGCGGATTCGCCAACTCGAAAAGAGTGCGATGAACAAGCTGAAGCTCTCAATCGCTGCCTGA
- the mtgA gene encoding monofunctional biosynthetic peptidoglycan transglycosylase, producing MLQLLLRRVAKGLLWFAATSVVLVLIFRWVPPPFTALMVERKIESWFNGQPIDLQRDWQSWDNLSDDLKLAVIAGEDQKFAEHWGFDIDAIQAALVHNEQGGSLRGASTLSQQVSKNLFLWSGRSYFRKGLEAWFTALIEVFWSKQRILEVYLNSVEWDDGVFGAQAAAQHHFHVNASQLSNQQASYLAAVLPNPREWSASHPSSYVSRRAGWIRQQMRQLGGDEYLTGLNHSRRW from the coding sequence ATGCTGCAGTTATTACTTCGACGTGTCGCCAAAGGCCTGCTCTGGTTCGCAGCGACGAGTGTCGTGCTGGTTCTGATTTTTCGCTGGGTCCCTCCTCCGTTTACCGCACTGATGGTCGAGCGCAAAATTGAATCCTGGTTCAACGGCCAGCCGATCGACCTGCAGCGCGACTGGCAATCGTGGGACAACCTCTCCGACGATCTAAAGCTCGCCGTCATTGCCGGCGAAGACCAAAAGTTCGCCGAGCATTGGGGCTTCGATATTGACGCCATACAGGCAGCACTGGTTCACAACGAGCAGGGCGGCTCGCTGCGCGGGGCCAGCACGTTGAGCCAGCAGGTGTCCAAAAACCTCTTTTTATGGTCAGGCCGCAGCTACTTCCGAAAGGGCCTTGAAGCCTGGTTCACCGCGCTGATTGAAGTGTTCTGGTCCAAGCAGCGCATCCTTGAGGTGTACCTCAACAGTGTGGAATGGGACGACGGCGTTTTCGGCGCACAGGCCGCCGCGCAGCACCACTTTCACGTTAACGCCTCTCAGCTTTCGAACCAGCAAGCCAGCTATCTGGCCGCCGTTCTGCCCAATCCTCGTGAATGGAGCGCCAGCCACCCGAGCAGTTACGTGTCGCGCCGGGCGGGCTGGATCCGTCAGCAGATGCGCCAGTTGGGCGGGGATGAGTATTTGACGGGGCTGAACCACAGTCGCAGGTGGTAG
- a CDS encoding DUF423 domain-containing protein has product MLRTFLMLSAFFGFTGVALGAFAAHGLKNRLTPEYLAVFHTGVLYQLIHALAIFGVALLAMQIQGRLVTYAGIAFTLGIILFSGSLYLMTLTGASKLGIITPFGGLFFLIGWAILGWTAWRLGLDTL; this is encoded by the coding sequence ATGTTACGAACCTTTCTGATGCTGTCCGCGTTCTTTGGCTTTACCGGGGTCGCCCTGGGCGCCTTCGCGGCCCATGGGTTGAAAAACCGTCTGACTCCCGAGTATCTGGCAGTCTTCCACACGGGCGTGCTTTATCAGCTCATTCATGCACTGGCGATATTCGGGGTTGCGCTGCTGGCGATGCAGATTCAGGGCCGTCTCGTTACCTACGCAGGCATAGCGTTCACGCTGGGCATCATCCTGTTTTCCGGTAGCCTCTATCTCATGACGCTGACCGGTGCGAGCAAGCTGGGAATCATCACTCCTTTTGGCGGCCTGTTTTTCCTGATCGGCTGGGCCATTCTCGGCTGGACAGCCTGGCGGCTGGGCCTCGACACGCTCTGA
- the thiS gene encoding sulfur carrier protein ThiS, giving the protein MAANRMRIQLNGESFEVPDGETVSALLTRLDLTGRRVAVELNMDIVPRSQHVSTTLTEGDQVEVVHAIGGG; this is encoded by the coding sequence ATGGCTGCCAATCGCATGCGCATTCAGTTGAACGGTGAATCCTTTGAGGTGCCCGACGGCGAGACCGTCTCGGCATTGCTGACACGTCTGGATCTGACCGGGCGCCGGGTCGCCGTCGAGCTCAATATGGACATCGTCCCGCGCAGCCAGCATGTCTCCACGACGCTGACCGAGGGCGACCAGGTCGAAGTGGTGCACGCCATCGGCGGCGGCTAG
- a CDS encoding thiazole synthase produces MSNVRSDKPFTVAGRTFQSRLLVGTGKYRDMEQTRLAIEASGAEIVTVAVRRTNLGQNPAEPNLLDVLPPDRYTILPNTAGCYDAIEAVRTCRLARELLDGHNLVKLEVLADQKTLFPNVIETLKAAETLVKDGFDVMVYTSDDPIIARQLAEIGCCAVMPLAGLIGTGLGICNPYNLQIILEESKVPVLVDAGVGTASDATIAMELGCEAVLMNSAIAHAQQPVLMAEAMKHAILAGRMAYLAGRMPKKLYASASSPLDGLIK; encoded by the coding sequence ATGAGCAATGTTCGCAGCGACAAGCCGTTCACCGTGGCCGGTCGTACTTTCCAGTCGCGCCTGCTGGTCGGCACTGGCAAGTACAGAGACATGGAACAGACTCGCCTCGCTATCGAGGCCTCGGGCGCCGAGATCGTCACCGTTGCCGTGCGCCGGACCAATCTGGGCCAGAACCCGGCCGAACCGAACCTGCTCGACGTACTGCCACCCGACCGTTACACCATTCTGCCGAACACCGCCGGGTGCTACGACGCCATCGAAGCCGTGCGCACATGCCGCCTGGCCCGTGAACTGCTCGACGGCCACAACCTGGTCAAGCTTGAAGTCCTCGCGGACCAGAAGACTCTGTTCCCCAATGTCATCGAAACCCTCAAAGCAGCCGAGACGCTGGTCAAGGACGGCTTCGACGTCATGGTGTACACCAGCGACGACCCGATCATTGCCCGCCAGCTCGCCGAAATCGGCTGTTGCGCGGTCATGCCGCTCGCAGGGCTGATTGGCACCGGGCTGGGGATCTGCAATCCGTACAACCTGCAGATCATCCTTGAGGAGTCGAAAGTCCCCGTCCTGGTGGATGCCGGCGTCGGCACTGCTTCCGACGCCACCATCGCCATGGAACTGGGCTGCGAAGCGGTGCTGATGAACTCGGCCATCGCCCACGCCCAACAACCGGTTTTGATGGCCGAGGCCATGAAACACGCGATTCTGGCCGGCCGCATGGCTTATCTGGCCGGCCGTATGCCCAAGAAACTCTATGCCAGCGCATCCTCGCCGCTGGATGGTCTGATCAAGTAA
- the trmB gene encoding tRNA (guanosine(46)-N7)-methyltransferase TrmB produces MNDENAEATGDDSHHRRIKSFVMRAGRMTEGQQRGLDQGKPLFVLPLADAPVDFDQVFGRSAPRTLEIGFGMGHSLLEMAAASPEHDFIGVEVHRPGVGALLNGVITQGLTNLRVYDCDAIEVLNRCVADNSLDRLMLFFPDPWHKARHHKRRIVQAEFAELVRTKLKPGGVLHMATDWEPYAEYMLEVMNVAPGYRNLAEDGKCVPRPAERPITKFERRGERLGHGVWDLKFEKLA; encoded by the coding sequence ATGAATGACGAAAACGCCGAAGCCACAGGCGATGACAGCCATCACCGGCGTATCAAGAGCTTCGTGATGCGCGCTGGTCGCATGACCGAAGGCCAGCAGCGCGGTCTGGATCAGGGCAAGCCCCTTTTCGTGCTGCCGCTGGCTGACGCCCCTGTGGACTTCGATCAGGTATTCGGACGCTCGGCTCCGCGCACCCTTGAGATCGGGTTCGGCATGGGCCACTCCTTGCTGGAGATGGCAGCCGCCTCGCCAGAGCACGATTTCATCGGCGTCGAAGTGCATCGTCCTGGCGTCGGCGCCTTGCTCAACGGCGTTATCACGCAGGGTCTCACCAACCTGCGCGTCTACGACTGCGATGCCATCGAAGTGCTTAACCGTTGCGTCGCGGACAACAGCCTCGACCGCTTGATGCTGTTCTTCCCGGACCCGTGGCACAAGGCGCGTCATCACAAGCGTCGGATCGTCCAGGCCGAATTCGCCGAACTGGTGCGCACCAAGCTCAAGCCGGGCGGCGTGCTGCACATGGCAACCGACTGGGAACCCTATGCCGAGTACATGCTGGAAGTGATGAATGTCGCGCCGGGTTATCGCAATCTGGCCGAAGACGGCAAGTGCGTTCCGCGTCCTGCGGAACGTCCGATCACCAAGTTCGAGCGACGTGGCGAGCGCCTCGGTCACGGGGTCTGGGATCTGAAGTTCGAGAAGCTTGCCTGA
- a CDS encoding DUF3392 domain-containing protein — protein sequence MDFVLELLATVSRWSRSNLSEIALALVGCLLILFGTDIKGWIEGRIGSFAGALRIPIMALLCTIGSGAALIYATPWVVRGLSQFNNYSLAPVLVVVLVLIGVVADRK from the coding sequence ATGGATTTTGTACTCGAACTGCTGGCCACCGTCTCGCGCTGGAGTCGCAGCAATTTGTCGGAAATCGCCCTGGCGTTGGTGGGCTGCCTGCTGATTCTGTTCGGAACCGACATCAAGGGGTGGATCGAGGGCCGTATCGGCAGCTTCGCCGGCGCATTGCGCATTCCCATCATGGCGCTGCTATGCACCATCGGCAGTGGCGCTGCGTTGATCTATGCGACGCCGTGGGTAGTCCGCGGGCTGAGCCAGTTCAACAACTACAGCCTGGCGCCCGTCCTGGTGGTAGTGCTGGTGTTGATTGGGGTTGTGGCAGACCGCAAGTAG
- the hemW gene encoding radical SAM family heme chaperone HemW: protein MTQDATTRPLILGAAGFSSEQPRAPLAELAPLSLYIHIPWCVRKCPYCDFNSHTASPVLPEQEYIDALLADLDQDLPHVYGRELSTIFFGGGTPSLFSANALGRLLRGVEQRIRFAPDIEITLEANPGTFEQEKFSAYRSLGINRLSIGIQSFQEAKLKALGRIHNGDEAVRAAGMARQAGFDNFNLDLMHGLPDQSQDDALSDLRQAIALAPTHLSWYQLTLEPNTVFWNQPPVLPEDDILWDIQEAGQTLLRENGYAQYEVSAYAQAGREARHNLNYWSFGDFIGIGAGAHGKLSHPDGRIIRTWKTRLPKDYLNPAKAFQAGEKLLPLDEMPFEFLMNALRLTKGVDAALFQRRTGLSVDSLASARLEAEQRGLLETDSSRLVATARGQLFLNDLLQHFLL, encoded by the coding sequence ATGACTCAGGACGCCACCACCCGGCCGCTGATTCTCGGCGCGGCCGGTTTCTCCTCGGAGCAACCGCGTGCGCCACTTGCCGAGCTTGCGCCGCTGTCGCTGTACATCCACATTCCGTGGTGCGTACGCAAATGCCCGTATTGCGATTTCAATTCCCATACGGCAAGCCCGGTATTGCCCGAGCAGGAATACATTGACGCGCTGCTGGCCGATCTCGATCAGGATCTGCCCCACGTTTATGGACGAGAACTCAGCACGATTTTCTTCGGTGGCGGCACGCCCAGCCTGTTCAGCGCCAACGCGCTAGGTCGCCTGTTGCGTGGGGTGGAGCAACGCATCCGCTTTGCCCCGGACATCGAGATAACGCTGGAGGCCAACCCGGGCACCTTCGAGCAGGAGAAATTCAGCGCCTACCGAAGCCTGGGCATCAATCGGCTGTCCATCGGCATTCAGAGTTTCCAGGAAGCCAAACTCAAGGCGCTGGGGCGTATTCATAATGGCGATGAGGCTGTGCGCGCTGCGGGCATGGCGCGTCAGGCAGGGTTCGATAACTTCAATCTGGACCTGATGCATGGCCTGCCGGACCAGTCGCAAGACGATGCGCTGAGCGACCTGCGTCAGGCGATCGCCCTCGCACCCACGCACCTGTCCTGGTATCAGCTGACACTTGAGCCAAACACAGTGTTCTGGAATCAGCCGCCCGTGCTGCCGGAAGACGACATTCTTTGGGATATCCAAGAGGCCGGTCAGACACTGCTTCGGGAAAACGGCTACGCCCAGTACGAAGTGTCCGCTTATGCACAGGCGGGACGCGAAGCCCGGCACAACCTGAATTACTGGAGCTTTGGTGATTTCATCGGGATTGGCGCCGGCGCCCATGGCAAGCTCAGCCACCCGGATGGGCGCATCATTCGCACCTGGAAAACCCGGCTACCGAAGGACTACCTCAATCCTGCGAAGGCATTCCAGGCAGGGGAAAAACTGTTGCCTCTGGATGAAATGCCCTTCGAATTCCTGATGAACGCGTTGCGCCTGACAAAAGGCGTGGACGCTGCGTTATTTCAGCGCCGCACCGGTCTAAGCGTCGATTCGCTGGCCAGCGCCCGTCTTGAGGCGGAACAACGCGGCTTGCTGGAGACCGATTCGTCAAGGCTGGTGGCGACCGCTCGAGGCCAGTTATTCCTCAACGACCTGCTGCAGCACTTTCTCCTGTAA
- the rdgB gene encoding RdgB/HAM1 family non-canonical purine NTP pyrophosphatase, translated as MMNLTQLVLASHNAGKLKELQAMLGANVQLRSIGEFSSVEPEETGLSFVENAILKARNAARISGLPALADDSGLAVDYLGGAPGIYSARYADGQGDAANNAKLLDALKDVPADERSAQFVCVLALVRHADDPLPILCEGLWHGRILTAASGEHGFGYDPLFWVPERDCSSAELTPADKNQISHRARAMALLLQRLGLSADQQ; from the coding sequence ATCATGAACCTCACCCAGCTCGTACTGGCCAGCCATAACGCCGGCAAACTCAAAGAACTTCAGGCCATGCTCGGCGCCAACGTTCAGCTGCGCTCCATCGGTGAATTCAGCAGCGTTGAGCCCGAGGAAACCGGGCTGTCGTTCGTCGAGAACGCTATTCTCAAGGCGCGTAATGCTGCGCGCATTTCAGGTCTGCCGGCGCTGGCGGACGACTCGGGGCTGGCCGTGGATTACCTCGGCGGCGCGCCCGGCATCTATTCGGCGCGTTACGCCGATGGCCAGGGCGATGCGGCGAACAATGCCAAATTGCTGGACGCCCTCAAGGACGTTCCCGCTGACGAACGCAGCGCCCAGTTCGTGTGCGTTCTGGCACTGGTGCGTCACGCCGACGACCCGCTGCCGATTCTCTGCGAAGGCCTGTGGCATGGGCGCATCCTCACCGCCGCCAGCGGCGAGCACGGCTTCGGTTACGATCCGCTGTTCTGGGTGCCAGAGCGCGACTGCTCCAGCGCCGAACTCACTCCCGCCGACAAGAACCAGATCAGTCACCGCGCTCGCGCCATGGCCCTCCTGCTTCAGCGTCTGGGGTTGAGCGCGGATCAACAATGA
- the metW gene encoding methionine biosynthesis protein MetW encodes MRADLEIIQDWIPAGSRVLDLGCGDGELLAWLQQHKQVTGYGLENDADNIARCVARGVNVIEQDLDKGLGNFASNSFDVVVMTQALQAVHYPDRILDEMLRVGRQCIITFPNFGHWRCRWYLASKGRMPVSEFLPYTWYNTPNIHFCTFEDFEELCRGRSAKVIDRLAVDQQHRHGWASKLWPNLLGEIGIYRVSSPGLQDHQIAV; translated from the coding sequence ATGAGAGCCGACCTGGAAATCATCCAAGACTGGATACCGGCAGGCAGCCGTGTGCTCGACCTCGGCTGTGGCGACGGCGAATTGCTCGCCTGGCTGCAGCAGCACAAGCAAGTCACCGGTTACGGGCTGGAAAACGACGCAGATAACATTGCGCGTTGCGTCGCGCGTGGCGTGAACGTCATCGAGCAGGATCTGGATAAAGGCCTGGGCAACTTCGCCAGCAACAGCTTCGACGTGGTGGTCATGACCCAGGCCCTGCAGGCCGTGCATTACCCCGACCGAATTCTTGACGAAATGCTGCGCGTGGGCCGCCAGTGCATTATCACGTTCCCGAACTTCGGCCACTGGCGTTGCCGCTGGTACCTGGCAAGCAAGGGACGCATGCCGGTTTCCGAATTTTTGCCTTACACGTGGTACAACACGCCCAACATCCACTTCTGCACCTTCGAGGATTTCGAAGAACTGTGTCGCGGTCGCTCGGCGAAGGTCATTGATCGTCTCGCGGTGGACCAACAGCATCGGCACGGTTGGGCCAGCAAGTTGTGGCCTAATCTGTTGGGAGAAATCGGCATTTACCGAGTCAGCAGCCCAGGTTTGCAGGACCATCAGATCGCCGTCTGA